One genomic window of bacterium includes the following:
- the rpsS gene encoding 30S ribosomal protein S19 — protein MSRSLKKGPYIEPKLLKKLGRVRIGDKVVIKTWSRASTISPEMVGFTIGVHNGKIHIPIFITEEMVGHRLGEFSSTRKFVRHGGRMQKEQELKAKEAEQESEKAAKTAATEKK, from the coding sequence GTGTCACGAAGTCTTAAAAAGGGCCCGTATATTGAACCAAAATTGCTTAAAAAACTAGGCAGGGTTCGTATTGGCGACAAGGTAGTGATAAAGACGTGGTCGCGCGCCTCCACAATCTCCCCCGAGATGGTCGGCTTTACCATCGGCGTACATAACGGCAAGATTCATATTCCGATATTCATTACCGAGGAGATGGTAGGTCATCGACTTGGCGAATTTTCTTCAACGCGCAAGTTTGTTCGTCACGGCGGACGCATGCAAAAAGAACAAGAACTGAAAGCCAAGGAAGCCGAGCAGGAATCCGAAAAGGCAGCAAAAACAGCGGCCACAGAGAAGAAATAA
- the rpsC gene encoding 30S ribosomal protein S3: MGHKIHPISFRLGYIEPWRSRWLNRNRKSFRASLEQDVKIRRYLEKKFRGAAVDVIEIERTPNLATIIIKTARPGIVIGRGGGGIEDLQKQLAHIVGVEDKGKIKVQVEEVRSAESSARIMAETIAEQLEKRMQHRRIMKQAIEKIMANKKEVEGVKIRLAGRIGGAEISRAEWLAKGRLPLHTLRARIDFATSEAHTTYGVIGVKVWIYKGQVFQK; encoded by the coding sequence ATGGGACATAAAATTCATCCAATATCATTCCGTTTGGGATACATCGAACCGTGGCGATCGCGGTGGCTCAACCGAAACCGCAAAAGCTTTAGGGCGTCTTTGGAACAAGACGTGAAGATTCGTCGCTATTTGGAAAAAAAGTTTCGCGGGGCAGCGGTAGACGTAATTGAAATTGAGCGCACTCCGAACTTGGCCACGATCATCATTAAAACAGCGCGCCCCGGCATTGTCATAGGAAGGGGCGGAGGCGGAATTGAAGATTTGCAAAAACAGCTAGCCCACATCGTTGGAGTAGAAGATAAAGGAAAAATAAAAGTTCAGGTCGAAGAGGTTAGAAGTGCCGAATCGTCTGCGCGCATTATGGCAGAGACCATCGCCGAGCAGCTTGAAAAGCGCATGCAGCATCGACGGATCATGAAACAAGCCATTGAAAAGATTATGGCAAACAAAAAGGAGGTGGAGGGGGTCAAAATCAGGCTCGCCGGACGCATCGGAGGAGCCGAGATCTCGCGTGCCGAATGGCTTGCAAAGGGGCGATTACCGCTGCACACTCTGCGTGCAAGAATTGATTTTGCAACGAGCGAGGCTCACACCACCTATGGCGTTATCGGCGTGAAAGTATGGATATACAAAGGACAGGTATTTCAGAAATAG
- the rplP gene encoding 50S ribosomal protein L16 — protein sequence MLSPKKVKHRKWQKGRTRGISSRGTVLAFGVFGLKANGSKWITARQIEAARRAMTRFVQRGGKIWIRVFPDKPVTKKGTEVPMGGGKGGVDHYVVPVLPGRILFEIDGVSETLAREAMRLAAHKLPIRTLFVKK from the coding sequence ATGTTATCTCCGAAGAAAGTAAAACATCGAAAATGGCAAAAGGGTCGCACGCGAGGAATCTCTTCGCGGGGAACCGTCTTGGCGTTTGGGGTATTTGGGCTTAAAGCGAATGGATCGAAATGGATCACCGCGCGTCAAATAGAAGCGGCCCGTCGGGCAATGACGCGTTTTGTCCAGCGCGGGGGCAAGATATGGATTCGGGTGTTTCCGGATAAACCGGTTACAAAAAAGGGGACGGAGGTGCCCATGGGAGGCGGCAAGGGCGGCGTGGACCACTACGTTGTTCCCGTTCTTCCCGGAAGAATTCTTTTCGAAATTGATGGTGTTAGCGAGACGCTGGCCAGGGAAGCCATGCGGCTTGCGGCACACAAACTTCCGATACGCACGCTTTTCGTAAAAAAATGA
- the rpsQ gene encoding 30S ribosomal protein S17 — translation MSDKHTKKHKIFRGVVVSDKMQKTIVVRVDRIKEHPKYERRYRVSKRYKAHDEKGEFRTGDIVLIEEVRPLSRDKRWRAVKKIGENRTEVLEANPKDDPSNSE, via the coding sequence ATGAGCGACAAACACACCAAAAAACACAAAATATTCCGCGGCGTTGTGGTTTCGGATAAGATGCAAAAAACGATAGTGGTGCGAGTAGACCGCATTAAGGAACATCCGAAATATGAACGCAGATATCGTGTATCGAAGAGATATAAAGCCCATGATGAAAAGGGGGAGTTTCGCACCGGAGATATCGTGCTTATTGAAGAGGTGCGCCCTTTGTCGCGAGACAAAAGGTGGCGTGCCGTGAAGAAAATAGGAGAAAATAGAACGGAAGTCCTCGAAGCAAATCCCAAAGACGATCCGAGTAACTCTGAATAA
- the rplN gene encoding 50S ribosomal protein L14 encodes MIQAGTWLNVADNTGARLVKCFKVYGGTRRRYAGLGDIIMASIKEAEPRKAVKKKDVVKGVIVRTKAATRRSDGSYVRFDDNAMVILDGKEPKGGRIFGPVARELREKGFMKIISLAPEVV; translated from the coding sequence ATGATCCAGGCCGGCACATGGTTAAACGTTGCAGACAACACGGGAGCGCGGCTCGTGAAGTGTTTTAAGGTTTATGGAGGAACGCGCCGAAGATATGCGGGCCTGGGTGACATTATTATGGCCTCCATAAAGGAGGCAGAGCCCCGTAAGGCGGTAAAGAAAAAAGACGTAGTGAAGGGTGTTATTGTGCGCACGAAAGCCGCAACCAGGCGCTCCGATGGTTCTTATGTTCGATTTGATGACAATGCTATGGTGATCCTGGATGGCAAGGAGCCAAAGGGCGGAAGAATATTTGGTCCGGTTGCCCGGGAGCTTCGCGAAAAGGGGTTCATGAAAATAATTTCATTAGCACCCGAGGTGGTGTAG
- the rplX gene encoding 50S ribosomal protein L24: MRIKKGDTIKMISGKDRGRTGKVLRTDPHKERVAIEGLNMIKKHLRPRKQGEKGQIATIPSLVHVSKVIIICSKCGKETRIGYGGTEGRKHRICKKCGSEI; this comes from the coding sequence ATGCGAATCAAAAAAGGAGACACTATAAAAATGATTTCGGGAAAAGACCGGGGGAGAACGGGAAAGGTTTTACGTACCGATCCTCACAAGGAACGCGTTGCGATCGAAGGACTGAATATGATAAAAAAACATCTCCGACCGCGCAAACAGGGAGAGAAGGGACAGATAGCGACCATACCGTCCCTGGTACACGTTTCAAAAGTGATTATTATTTGCTCGAAGTGCGGGAAAGAGACCCGCATCGGATACGGCGGAACAGAGGGAAGAAAGCACCGAATCTGTAAAAAATGCGGCAGCGAGATTTGA
- the rplE gene encoding 50S ribosomal protein L5, which translates to MMSLFEKYKKQVVPAMQEKLGLRNALALPAIEKVTVNSGIGKFLKDPKILDDIERDLTRIIGQKPMRTKTKKAIASFKTRQGMEIGFKATLRGRRMWDFLERLIGIALPRTRDFRGIPDTSFDKDGNLSIGIREHIVFPETSGDDVKTIFGFQAVLTTKVHKKEDGVLLLKLLGFPITSIKNTKS; encoded by the coding sequence ATGATGTCATTATTCGAAAAATATAAAAAACAAGTTGTGCCGGCGATGCAAGAAAAGCTCGGTCTGAGAAACGCTTTGGCGCTTCCCGCCATTGAAAAAGTTACAGTGAATTCGGGAATAGGAAAATTTCTTAAAGATCCAAAAATCCTCGATGACATTGAACGAGATCTTACCCGCATTATTGGGCAAAAACCCATGCGCACAAAAACAAAAAAAGCCATAGCTTCATTCAAGACGAGACAGGGCATGGAAATTGGTTTTAAGGCCACGCTCCGCGGACGACGCATGTGGGATTTTCTGGAGCGCCTTATCGGAATTGCGCTTCCCAGAACCCGAGATTTTCGAGGAATTCCGGATACCTCTTTTGACAAGGACGGCAATCTTTCCATCGGCATTCGGGAACATATCGTATTTCCGGAAACTTCAGGGGATGACGTGAAGACTATTTTTGGCTTCCAGGCGGTTTTGACCACCAAGGTCCACAAAAAAGAGGATGGCGTCTTGCTGCTCAAATTGTTAGGATTTCCCATAACAAGCATTAAAAATACAAAATCCTAA
- a CDS encoding type Z 30S ribosomal protein S14 → MAKKSQIARAKKKPKFSTRIVRRCFRCGRRRGYLRDFNLCRICFRELARKGEVPGIRKSSW, encoded by the coding sequence ATGGCAAAAAAATCCCAAATTGCACGAGCAAAAAAGAAACCGAAGTTCTCTACGCGAATCGTGCGCAGATGTTTCCGTTGCGGACGGCGGCGGGGATATTTGAGGGATTTTAACTTGTGCAGAATCTGTTTCAGGGAGCTGGCGCGCAAAGGCGAGGTTCCGGGTATACGGAAATCTTCCTGGTAG
- the rpsH gene encoding 30S ribosomal protein S8, with product MDPIADLLTCIRNANAVGNPVAVIPFSKLSFAIAEVLAHKKWIDGVTKPGKKAKKTLEIALKYSGKTPAITGVRRISKLGKRVYKGWKTLRPVRQGYGMALISTPQGLLTDTEARKLKVGGEVLLEIW from the coding sequence ATGGACCCCATCGCAGATCTACTGACGTGCATTCGAAATGCAAATGCAGTAGGAAATCCCGTAGCAGTTATTCCGTTTTCAAAATTATCGTTCGCCATCGCGGAAGTTTTGGCGCACAAGAAATGGATTGACGGCGTGACAAAGCCGGGGAAGAAGGCAAAAAAGACCCTCGAGATTGCGCTCAAATATTCCGGCAAGACTCCCGCCATAACCGGTGTTCGCAGAATTTCCAAGCTCGGAAAACGCGTATATAAAGGATGGAAAACGCTACGTCCAGTACGCCAAGGATATGGGATGGCGCTTATTTCAACTCCACAGGGACTTCTTACCGACACGGAGGCAAGAAAATTAAAAGTAGGAGGAGAGGTATTATTAGAAATCTGGTAA
- the rplF gene encoding 50S ribosomal protein L6, which yields MSRIGKQPIKIPADINVEILGNVVKVMGSKGTLKRLLHDEIHAEFRDHMLYVTPSFQTKRTAALWGLERALLANIVHGVANGYEKRLELEGVGYRVQLVNDKELALALGFSHPVTVIAPEGITFKTEKNVIIVSGIDKALVGQVAANIRAKKPPEPYKGKGIHYMGEVIRRKAGKKATAAAK from the coding sequence ATGTCAAGAATCGGAAAACAACCCATTAAGATCCCCGCCGACATTAACGTTGAAATTCTGGGCAACGTTGTTAAAGTTATGGGCTCCAAGGGAACGCTCAAACGCCTTTTGCATGACGAAATTCACGCCGAGTTTCGGGATCACATGTTGTATGTTACGCCCAGCTTCCAGACAAAACGCACTGCGGCGCTCTGGGGCTTGGAACGGGCACTTTTAGCCAATATTGTTCATGGTGTTGCGAATGGATATGAAAAGCGGTTAGAGCTGGAGGGGGTCGGATATCGCGTGCAATTGGTCAACGATAAAGAGCTTGCGCTTGCGCTCGGCTTTTCTCATCCCGTGACGGTTATTGCGCCGGAAGGCATTACCTTTAAGACAGAAAAAAATGTCATTATCGTCTCCGGGATAGATAAGGCGCTTGTGGGGCAAGTTGCCGCAAACATTCGAGCAAAGAAACCCCCAGAACCCTATAAGGGCAAGGGCATACATTATATGGGAGAAGTTATTAGGAGAAAGGCCGGCAAAAAAGCCACTGCGGCAGCTAAATAA
- the rplR gene encoding 50S ribosomal protein L18, translating to MRTRRHGRIRGKIQGTADRPRLSVFRSAKHLALQLIDDEAQRTIVGITDEKKTKKINKGSGAAKVEKARAAGKVLAEKALAKGIKKVVFDRGGYAYHGRVRAVAEGAREGGLQF from the coding sequence ATGCGTACGCGCAGGCATGGGCGCATTCGCGGCAAAATACAGGGGACCGCGGATCGGCCAAGGCTCTCCGTGTTCCGTTCCGCAAAACATCTCGCCCTTCAACTTATAGATGATGAGGCTCAAAGAACGATTGTTGGGATTACCGACGAGAAGAAAACTAAAAAAATAAACAAGGGCTCTGGGGCGGCAAAAGTTGAAAAGGCGAGGGCGGCCGGCAAAGTGCTGGCGGAAAAGGCTTTGGCAAAGGGGATTAAAAAAGTGGTATTTGATAGAGGCGGTTATGCGTATCATGGAAGGGTTCGGGCGGTTGCGGAGGGCGCAAGAGAAGGAGGACTTCAGTTTTGA
- a CDS encoding 30S ribosomal protein S5, which translates to MARQQHRQEKQKGEFEQKTLEVSRVTRVVEGGKRFSFRAALVIGDLRGRVALGVAKGADVSLAIEKAAFRAKKDLFSVPLTKEGSISHEVRAKYGSAKVLLKPAAEGRGIVAGGAMRTVCALSGIRHVTGKILNSTNKINIARATIAALRQLRPSKEQTTKNK; encoded by the coding sequence ATGGCCAGACAACAACATCGGCAAGAAAAACAAAAAGGCGAGTTTGAACAAAAAACACTCGAAGTCAGCCGCGTGACACGCGTCGTTGAAGGCGGAAAGCGTTTTTCTTTTCGCGCTGCGCTGGTTATCGGCGATCTCAGGGGGCGCGTAGCTTTGGGTGTCGCAAAGGGCGCCGACGTCTCGCTTGCCATTGAGAAGGCGGCATTCCGCGCGAAGAAAGATCTTTTTTCCGTTCCGCTCACGAAGGAGGGGTCTATTTCTCATGAGGTGCGTGCGAAATACGGCAGCGCCAAGGTCTTGTTAAAGCCGGCGGCAGAGGGCCGCGGTATTGTGGCTGGTGGCGCCATGCGCACGGTATGCGCGCTTTCGGGAATTCGACATGTAACCGGGAAAATACTTAATTCTACAAACAAGATAAACATTGCGCGGGCCACCATTGCGGCGCTCAGACAACTTAGACCGTCAAAAGAGCAAACAACAAAAAACAAATAA
- a CDS encoding uL15 family ribosomal protein: MQLHNLSGKKNKKKRVGRGGKRGTYSGRGGKGQTARAGHRIRPAIRDYLKQIPKRRGRHKHGFISVQRKPAIVSLRDIEKVFTVGETVSPKTLTQKSLVFPFGSIMPKVKILDGGKLGKSLVVRGCAVSASARKAIEAVGGKVL; this comes from the coding sequence ATGCAGCTGCATAATCTTTCGGGAAAGAAAAACAAAAAAAAGCGAGTTGGTCGCGGCGGGAAACGCGGTACATATTCGGGTCGTGGCGGCAAGGGGCAGACCGCGCGAGCGGGGCATCGGATACGGCCGGCAATTCGAGATTATCTCAAGCAGATTCCCAAGCGTCGCGGGCGGCACAAACATGGTTTTATAAGCGTTCAACGCAAGCCGGCAATAGTGTCCCTTAGAGATATCGAGAAGGTTTTCACGGTCGGCGAAACGGTGAGTCCAAAGACTCTTACGCAAAAGAGCCTGGTATTTCCTTTTGGTTCGATAATGCCGAAAGTCAAAATTCTTGACGGAGGAAAGCTTGGCAAAAGCCTTGTTGTGCGAGGTTGTGCGGTGTCGGCAAGCGCAAGAAAGGCCATAGAGGCAGTTGGCGGCAAAGTTCTCTAG